TCCATAGCCCCGTGCACTACAACAATTACAGCTTTCGCTCCCTCTGCTTCATAGTTCCACATACGAACCTCCTCCATTTCACTCTTTTTCATATTTTGATAAACTAAAATTAGTCTCTAGGAAAGGAAGGCTTTACATGATATATCCTTACAAAGAAAAAAATCCGAAAATTGCGAGTAGTGCTTTTATCGCTGACTACGTTACAATTACAGGTGACGTGACAATCGGCGAAGAATCAAGTATTTGGTTTAATACAGTCATTCGTGGCGATGTATCTCCAACAATTATTGGAGATAGAGTAAATGTACAAGATCAATGTACACTTCACCAAAGCCCCGAGTACCCTCTTATTTTAGAAGATGATGTAACAGTTGGACATCAAGTTATTTTGCATAGCTGCAAAGTTAAAAAAGATGCTTTAATTGGGATGGGTTCTATCATATTAGACGGTGCTGAAATTGGTGAAGGTGCCTTCATTGGTGCTGGTAGTCTCGTTTCACAAGGAAAGAAAATTCCACCCAATACGTTAGCCTTCGGTCGTCCTGCAAAAGTCATTCGTGAATTAACAGAAGAAGACCGTAAAGATATGGAACGCATTCGTAAACAATATGTTGAAAAGGGACAATACTATAAATCCCTTCAAAAATAATTTCATTTGCTGCCATGTTGGCAGCTTTTTTCAT
The DNA window shown above is from Bacillus clarus and carries:
- a CDS encoding gamma carbonic anhydrase family protein codes for the protein MIYPYKEKNPKIASSAFIADYVTITGDVTIGEESSIWFNTVIRGDVSPTIIGDRVNVQDQCTLHQSPEYPLILEDDVTVGHQVILHSCKVKKDALIGMGSIILDGAEIGEGAFIGAGSLVSQGKKIPPNTLAFGRPAKVIRELTEEDRKDMERIRKQYVEKGQYYKSLQK